The Candidatus Margulisiibacteriota bacterium genome window below encodes:
- a CDS encoding HAD family hydrolase, whose protein sequence is MSDKKKILFLDRDGVINKRLIDDYVTKVDEFEFIPGVLEAIVKFNKVFDRVFIVTNQQGIAKGLMTEEDLSAIHRFMLETIESGGGKVDAVYYCPHFRNEGCSCRKPNTGMYLLALKDFSDIKDAQLFMVGDTSSDMQFAKNIGAVSVMISNQTENLSDNYNFVFVSLKKFADDIYLVLD, encoded by the coding sequence ATGTCAGATAAGAAGAAGATACTCTTCCTTGATCGAGATGGTGTTATTAATAAGCGTTTGATCGATGATTATGTAACTAAAGTTGATGAATTTGAATTTATTCCAGGTGTTTTAGAAGCGATAGTAAAATTTAATAAAGTTTTTGATAGAGTTTTCATTGTCACTAATCAGCAAGGAATAGCCAAAGGATTGATGACGGAAGAAGATTTGTCAGCAATCCATAGGTTTATGTTGGAAACTATTGAGAGTGGTGGAGGTAAGGTGGATGCAGTTTATTATTGCCCTCATTTCCGTAATGAAGGATGTTCTTGCCGTAAACCTAATACAGGCATGTATTTGCTGGCGTTAAAGGATTTTTCAGACATTAAAGACGCACAACTATTTATGGTGGGAGACACCTCTTCTGATATGCAATTTGCAAAGAACATTGGGGCTGTCTCGGTGATGATTTCCAACCAAACAGAAAATCTAAGTGACAATTACAATTTTGTATTTGTGTCATTAAAAAAGTTCGCAGACGATATTTATTTAGTCCTAGATTGA
- a CDS encoding S1 RNA-binding domain-containing protein, with product MIDNFEATKLGDTENELFQTSIPVEENFTVNLSLKGTTIGSESEFEQSLKQNLNKEELKPVEKEESTATAIAEPVTKKEEKAPAPKEEDSEEKMYGMTIKDHVQGDIIMANILTIEKTGVFVDIQFKCEGFVSNEELNMASEEREQLKVGDILRLMLVQLETKEGYSLLSKKKADWEMAWDDALESSQKGDIVYADIISAVKGGLVANYKGLKGFIPASLVTRAKDEPLKNFVNKKIKAQLIEVDQKRKKIILSNKFSDKTKVDPIDTKLLESIEVGQVLKGKVTSIKNFGAFVNIDGVEGLIHISEVSWDRIDKVEDVLTVGEEIEVFVLGVDRDEQKVSLGLKQLSTDPWETVAETYPIGEIITGTINRLATYGAFVKLGKGLEGLIHISELSHEHVKNVEDVVAVGQEVTVKVLRIIPEQQKIGLSLKQTQEKAPETEEIAEPVTETAEEVTANTEE from the coding sequence ATGATTGATAATTTTGAAGCGACTAAACTAGGTGACACAGAAAACGAACTTTTCCAAACAAGTATACCTGTAGAAGAGAATTTTACAGTAAATTTATCCCTAAAAGGAACGACAATTGGTAGCGAAAGTGAATTTGAACAATCTTTAAAACAAAACTTAAACAAAGAAGAACTAAAGCCAGTAGAAAAAGAAGAATCAACTGCTACTGCGATAGCTGAACCTGTAACTAAGAAAGAAGAAAAAGCTCCTGCTCCAAAAGAAGAAGACTCAGAAGAAAAAATGTATGGAATGACTATTAAAGATCACGTTCAAGGTGACATTATTATGGCAAATATCCTTACTATTGAAAAAACTGGTGTGTTCGTGGACATTCAATTCAAATGTGAAGGGTTTGTTTCTAACGAAGAATTAAACATGGCTTCAGAAGAAAGAGAACAACTAAAAGTTGGCGATATTCTCAGATTAATGTTAGTACAACTAGAAACTAAAGAAGGTTATTCCCTACTTTCCAAAAAGAAGGCTGACTGGGAAATGGCTTGGGACGATGCCCTTGAATCTTCACAAAAAGGCGACATAGTCTATGCCGACATCATTAGTGCAGTAAAAGGTGGCCTAGTGGCTAACTATAAAGGATTAAAAGGCTTTATTCCTGCTTCACTGGTTACCAGAGCAAAAGACGAACCATTAAAAAACTTTGTAAACAAAAAGATTAAAGCTCAGCTGATTGAAGTAGACCAAAAAAGAAAGAAAATTATTCTTTCTAACAAATTCTCTGACAAAACTAAAGTAGACCCTATTGATACAAAGTTATTGGAAAGCATTGAAGTTGGCCAAGTATTAAAAGGTAAAGTAACTAGCATTAAAAATTTTGGTGCTTTTGTAAATATAGATGGTGTCGAAGGTCTAATCCATATCTCTGAAGTATCTTGGGATAGAATAGACAAAGTTGAGGACGTTCTAACCGTAGGTGAAGAGATAGAAGTTTTTGTACTTGGAGTTGATAGAGACGAACAGAAAGTATCGCTTGGACTTAAACAACTTAGTACTGACCCATGGGAAACAGTTGCTGAAACATACCCTATTGGCGAAATTATTACTGGAACAATTAACAGACTTGCAACTTATGGCGCTTTTGTAAAACTTGGTAAAGGACTAGAGGGTCTTATCCATATTTCTGAACTTAGCCATGAGCATGTAAAAAATGTGGAAGATGTTGTTGCTGTTGGTCAAGAAGTAACAGTAAAAGTACTTAGAATTATTCCAGAACAACAGAAGATTGGTCTAAGCCTTAAACAAACTCAAGAAAAAGCTCCAGAAACAGAAGAAATAGCTGAACCAGTTACAGAAACTGCAGAAGAAGTTACGGCGAATACTGAAGAATAA
- a CDS encoding cell division FtsA domain-containing protein produces the protein MQAKKNKPNINNIIYGLDFGTTSLKISKNELMDSHDFKVLDYLRIRYPEPLTKKMLDFNNFRDFIVRSFNKIDGEMDDTKVIERKVLVTLPMSHYSSKVVPVSMLISGNRVEPEHKVELINMAREKCKGSIILHTAPLTYRIDGKAIKDPIFRTGSQLSMDLFVVSYNEYIYEQFNNIMSSLNMKLGKFIAPPFSFINLFLNKAGAKEREQDVFCIDMGGEVTYAYYISSGLLRNFISLPFGGDIISRDLAYVLKTKLSDAERLKVTYSSMNTDLEKGDIINKDFNYSQKEINQIVSARYEEIISMIEDEIEVTTIVDNRPKLLLLGKGHPSGADKFLSERWDLELFNVSTISSQPEHIYAVGNIHYSQNNEIFLYDSLSTQKGVFSRIFRAVEDLF, from the coding sequence ATGCAGGCTAAAAAAAACAAACCTAACATCAATAACATAATTTACGGCCTTGATTTCGGAACCACCTCGTTAAAAATTTCCAAAAATGAATTAATGGATTCTCATGATTTTAAAGTTCTTGATTATTTAAGAATACGTTACCCCGAACCTTTAACTAAAAAAATGCTAGATTTTAATAATTTTCGAGACTTTATTGTTCGTTCTTTTAATAAGATAGACGGAGAAATGGATGATACAAAGGTGATAGAAAGAAAAGTGTTAGTTACTTTGCCTATGAGTCATTATTCCTCTAAGGTAGTGCCTGTTTCTATGTTAATAAGTGGGAACAGAGTGGAGCCAGAGCACAAAGTTGAGCTAATCAATATGGCAAGAGAAAAATGCAAGGGTTCTATTATCCTGCATACGGCACCTCTTACGTATCGAATAGATGGAAAGGCCATTAAAGACCCTATTTTTAGGACAGGCTCACAATTATCTATGGATTTGTTTGTTGTTTCGTATAATGAGTACATTTATGAACAATTTAATAATATTATGAGCTCTCTTAATATGAAGCTTGGTAAGTTTATTGCACCACCATTTTCGTTTATCAACCTATTTTTAAACAAAGCTGGAGCCAAAGAAAGAGAACAAGATGTTTTTTGTATTGATATGGGCGGGGAAGTTACTTATGCCTATTATATAAGCAGTGGCCTTTTACGTAATTTTATATCATTACCTTTTGGTGGCGATATTATTAGTAGAGACTTAGCTTATGTATTAAAGACAAAATTGTCGGATGCAGAAAGGTTAAAAGTTACTTATTCATCCATGAACACTGATTTAGAGAAGGGTGACATAATCAATAAAGATTTTAATTATTCGCAAAAAGAAATAAATCAGATAGTATCCGCTAGGTATGAAGAAATTATTTCTATGATTGAAGATGAGATAGAAGTAACAACTATAGTAGATAATAGGCCTAAATTATTGCTTTTAGGCAAAGGTCATCCTTCGGGTGCTGATAAATTCCTTAGTGAACGTTGGGATTTAGAGCTTTTTAATGTATCTACAATTTCTAGCCAACCTGAACACATTTATGCTGTAGGTAATATTCATTACTCTCAAAACAATGAAATTTTTCTTTATGATAGTTTATCTACTCAAAAGGGAGTGTTTTCAAGGATTTTCAGGGCTGTTGAAGATTTGTTTTAA
- the der gene encoding ribosome biogenesis GTPase Der, which translates to MATPSILIIGRPNVGKSTLFNRLNKQRKAIVHDFPGVTRDLIFSYCNYEGKNFILIDSGGIGMEDSVMMTQDAFQKQIEENVKGAIETSDLIVFLTDSQEGLNPYDKVIANSLRPYKEKVVLAVNKTENEVQEFGAAEFFKLGIQEVFFISSTQGIGIENMMTQIFRKLKITNKTSGFVDRENIKKIAIIGRPNVGKSSIFNALAGKEMMIVSDVAGTTRDSVDHLITYHQREYLFIDTAGLKKKNQHTKDAIDFYSYVRTIKAISDCDICLFIIDAADGVTNMDKHIADLIIEEGRAMIILVNKWDKVEKDTNSMVAYTKYIYQQLNFADHAPLIFTSAVTRQRLINVFDTIDSIYENYIKRISTPKMNKFLDELKNKPGFNSVFKSQGKILYISQVEKAPPRFVVFVNKKEHFKENFTRFITKTIRQTFGFAGCTIKINYKEKVKTTT; encoded by the coding sequence ATGGCTACACCTTCCATCCTGATTATCGGGAGACCTAATGTAGGAAAATCTACATTATTTAATAGGCTAAACAAGCAAAGAAAAGCCATTGTTCATGATTTTCCTGGAGTTACCAGAGACTTAATCTTCTCCTATTGCAATTATGAAGGCAAAAACTTTATACTCATAGACAGTGGAGGAATCGGCATGGAAGATTCTGTTATGATGACTCAAGATGCCTTTCAGAAACAAATCGAAGAAAATGTTAAAGGCGCGATTGAAACCTCCGACCTGATTGTCTTTTTAACTGACTCCCAAGAAGGTTTAAACCCTTATGACAAGGTTATTGCTAACAGTCTAAGGCCTTATAAGGAAAAAGTAGTTTTAGCCGTAAATAAGACGGAAAATGAAGTTCAAGAATTCGGTGCTGCAGAATTCTTCAAGCTAGGAATACAGGAAGTGTTTTTCATTAGCTCAACCCAAGGGATTGGCATTGAGAATATGATGACTCAAATCTTTAGAAAACTAAAGATAACTAACAAAACAAGTGGCTTCGTGGACAGAGAAAATATAAAAAAAATAGCTATAATCGGCAGACCTAACGTGGGAAAATCCTCCATATTTAACGCCTTAGCGGGCAAAGAAATGATGATTGTCAGCGATGTAGCTGGGACAACCCGAGATAGCGTTGACCATCTTATAACCTATCACCAAAGAGAATATCTCTTTATTGATACTGCTGGTCTAAAGAAAAAGAACCAACACACCAAGGATGCAATCGACTTTTACAGCTATGTCAGAACTATTAAAGCCATTAGTGATTGCGACATCTGCTTATTCATAATTGATGCAGCTGATGGAGTTACGAATATGGATAAACATATCGCAGACCTTATCATAGAAGAAGGAAGAGCCATGATTATTCTAGTGAATAAATGGGATAAAGTAGAAAAAGACACCAACTCCATGGTTGCCTATACAAAATACATCTATCAGCAACTCAATTTTGCTGACCACGCACCACTTATCTTTACTTCTGCAGTTACAAGACAACGACTGATAAATGTTTTCGACACTATCGATTCTATTTATGAAAATTATATAAAAAGAATCTCGACGCCCAAAATGAATAAATTCCTTGATGAACTTAAAAATAAACCCGGCTTTAATTCTGTTTTCAAATCACAGGGTAAAATATTATATATATCTCAAGTAGAAAAAGCACCACCTAGATTTGTAGTATTTGTAAACAAAAAAGAACACTTTAAAGAAAATTTTACTAGATTCATAACTAAAACAATAAGACAAACTTTTGGGTTTGCTGGTTGTACTATCAAGATAAACTACAAAGAAAAAGTCAAAACTACTACTTAG